The genomic interval AGGAGACCGGGCAGCGCGGCCGGCTGGTCGAGCTGATCGGGGTGGCGAGCCACCGGGACGCCGCCTCGCTCGGCCCCGAGGGCTATCCGATCGACTGGCACGGGGTACGCGCCTTCTACCGGGTGGTCGTCGACTCGCCCGCCCCGCCGACCGTCGGTGACGTCGGCGGCTCCACCTCCGAGGCCCGCTGGTTCGGCCGGGAGGAGTTGGAGGCGCTGCCGGTGGACCGGCTGACCGAGGTGACCGCCGAGGCCGTCCAGGCGGCCCGGCTGGGCTGACCGCCACCCGGTTCCCGACCCGCTTCCCAAGCCGCTTCCCGGCCCGGTTACCGGCCCCACGTCCGACTCCAGCTCCGACCCCGTTTTCCGACCCGCCCGCGCCGGCCGTCGGCCCGGACCGGCATGATCGGTGCGGGCGCGGGGGAAGGGGCGGCGTGGTGCGACGGCGACGGCGGATCGGGGCGTACGGGCTGTGTCGGGACGGTGAGCGCGTGCTGCTCGTCCGAGGCTCCGCGGCCCTACCCTTTCCCGGCGTCTGGCAGGTGCCCGGGGGCGGCGTCGAGCACGGGGAGCATCCGAGGGCGGCGTTGCAGCGCGAGTTCGTCGAGGAGACCGGGCTGACCGTCGCGGTGACCGGGCTGCGGGTGGTGCTCGCCGACGTGATCCGGCTGGCCGAGGTCGACGGGCCGGTGGCCGAGCACACCGACCGGATCGTCTACGACGTCGTACCGACCGGCGGCGAGCTGCGTGCCGAGGCGGACGGCGGCACCGACGAGGTCGCCTGGATCGACCGGGAGGACCTGGCCGGGCTGGCCCTGATGCCGTTCACCGCCGAGTTGCTCGGCCGCCCGGCGGACCCGCTGCCCGAGGGCGCCTGGCCCGCACCGGACCCGGCCGGGTCCGCGCCGGGCGGTACCGCGCCCCTGGCACCGCCCGACCGGTACCAGCGGTTCGCGGCGTACGGGCTGGCCACCGATCCCGCCGGCCGGATCCTGCTGACCCGGATCGCGACCGGGTTCCCCGGCGCCGGCCGGTGGCACCTGCCCGGCGGGGGTACCGACCACGGCGAGCAGCCGGTCAGCGCGCTGCTGCGGGAACTGGTCGAGGAGACCGGCCAGCTCGGCCGGGTGACCGGGCTGCTGCACGTGTCGCACCGGCACAACACCGCCGAGTTCGGCCCCGAGGGTCGGCCGCTGGACTGGCACGGGGTCCGGGTGATCTACCGGGTCGAGGTCGACGCGCCCACCGAGGCGAGGGTCACCGAGGCGGCGGGGGGCTCGACCGAGACGGCCCGCTGGTTCTCCCGGGACGAGGTGGCGGAGCTGCCGCGTACCGAGGTGGTGGACGCGGCGCTGTCGCAGCTCTAGGCGCACCTCCGGCCGCTGCTCCCCGGCCGGTCGGGCGGCCGGCGGGGCGGGCAGCGAACGCGGAAATCTCTCCCGAAACGATGACTGTGACTGGTTCGGCTAGAGTTGCAGGCGGGCCGGCAGTGTGTGCCACGCCGGGGGTAGCGCCCCGGATGGGAGGTCTGAGTGCCTTGGGTGTTTTGGGATAAATACCCCTCAGGCAGCTATCGCCAATCCCTGCCGTCTGTGCGATGGTGTAGGCCGCAATTGGTTGCCGGCCAAGGAGTCCCGGCGCCCGATGGCGCTTGGGCGGGTGCCGCCACGGTGGCGGACAAAGTTGATCCGGTGATGGAGGAAACGTGCCGAGAGCCCCATGGCGTCGGCGTCGTACGTCGGACAGCCCGCGCCCGGCAGGGCGTCGCTGGGCGGGGCGGCTACGCCGCAGCGGTACGTTCGCCCGGCAGGTGTTGCTGGTCCGGGTGGGACGCCGGGATCACGACCTGGGCGACGACAGCCCCGGTGTCCTCGTGCGGCCCGACCGCTTCTACCCCGAGGACTCCACCCGGCTCGACCCGTACGACGTCGGCCCGCTGACCGCCGCCGAGATCGAGGCGGTCGTGCCGGTGAGTCCGGCCGTCGGCCCGGCCGATCCGGTCGACGCACCCGGAGCGGGGATGGCGATCCCGCTGCTGCCCGGCGAACGGAGCATGGCGCGCCGGATCAAGTTCGCCGTGGTCAACGCCTGCACCCTGGCCAGCCTGACCCTCGGGCTGCTCGCCATCTTCCAGGCCATGCAGGGCGACGTGCGGGTGGCGGCGTACTGCCTGATCGCCTGCGTGGCGTTCGACGGCCTCGACGGGGCGCTGGCCCGCAAGATGGGCGTGGCCAGCCCGTTCGGTGCCCAGATGGACTCGCTGGCCGACATGTGCTCGTTCGGCCTGGCCGCCCCGGTGGTGGTCTACGCCTCGCTGGTGGGCTCGGTCTCGACCGCCGCCGCAGCGGTGGCCTGCGCACTCGTCGCCGCCTGCGCGGCGATCCGGCTCGCCCGGTTCAACGTCTCGCCGAAGGACGGGCGGTTCTTCTGCGGCGTGCCGACCACGATGGCCGCGGCGGTGCTCGCCCTGGCGGTGCTGATCGGGTTGCCGGTCTCCGGTGGGGTGCAGGTGGCCGGTGTCGGGCTGCTGGCCTTCGCCATGGTCTCCAGCTTCCCGTACGCCAAGCTGGCCCGCCTGATCAAGCTGCCGCCGTGGCTCTGGCTGGCCCCGCTGATCGGTGCCCTGGTCGACATCCGACTCACCTTCGCGATCCTGGTGGTCGGTTACCTGGTCAGCGGCCCGCTGCTCTGGTTGCGCCAGCGCCGCACCGCCTGACCGCCCCACGGTCGAGCGGTCGGCCGGCGTCACCCGCCCGCCCGCCGCCGGATCCGCCCGGGGAAGAGCTGGAATTCTCGAAAGCAGTACGGCCGTGCCGCAGACTCACCACGGTGATCTGCGGCACGGCCGTTTCCGCTGACACGCCGCCGGTCCGCCCGGCCGGCCGGGCGTAGGGGCGGCGGCGCTGTCCCAGGGTCAGCGCCAGCGGGCGATCACGGAGGATCCGCCGATGACCCGCTCGCCCGGGCCGACCACCGGCTCGGCCGCGTCGGCCGGCAGGTAGACGTCGGTACGCGAACCGAACCTGATCAGGCCGAACCGTTCCCCCCGGGCCAGCAGTGCCCCGATCGGTGCCCGCTGCACGATCCGCCGGGCGATCAGGCCGGTCCGCTGGGCCACCACCACCGTGCCGTGCTCGGTGTCGAGCACCGTGTACGCGGCGACGTTGTGCTCCGCGTCCGGTTTCATCGCCGCCGCGAACCCGCCGTCGGCGACGAAGTAGTCGACCACCTTGCCGGCCACCGGTGCGCGGTTGACGTGCACGTCGAGTACGGAGAGGAAGACCGCGACCCGGAGGAACTCGCCGTCACCGAAGCGCTCGTCCCGGAGCCGCTGCACGGAGAGCACCTGACCGTCGGCGGCGGCGACCACGGCGGACTCGTCGTCCGGGATGTCCCGCTCCGGGTCCCGGAAGAACGCCGCCACCGGGCCGGCGGCGAGCGCGGGCAGCAGCCAGAGCCGGGACTTCGGCCGGGTGACCCGGGTGAGCGCGGCCAGCCCGAGCGCGATGCCGGCCGCCGCGACCCCGTTGGAGTCGATGTGCATCCCGCGGGTCAGCGGAATGCTCGACGTACGGTGCGCGGGCGCCAACCGGGCCGCCACCGAGACCTCGGCCGGGGTGAACCGGAGCCGGTGCGCGCGGACCGGCGGCTGGTTGACCAGGACGAGGTCGCTGCCGACGCCGAAGAGCGCGCTCTGCCGTTCGAGTTCGCCGACCGCCCCCGGCGCCCGGCCGGGCAGGGCGGGCACCAGCACGCTGAGTACCCCGCCGTCGGTCAGGTACTTGCCGAGTCCGTCCAGCGCGCTCCGGGTCTCCTCGGCGCTGCCGGCCAGCGGTTCCGCGGCGATCACCACGTCCGCCGGGTCCGCGTCGGCCAGCGAGTCGGCGACCCGGACCCGTTGTGCGGTCCACTGCCCGAGGGCGGTGACGTGCTCGCGGAGCTGGTCGGCGCCGAGCGCGTCCGCCGGCACCACGGTGAGTACGTCGCCGGGGAGCAGCGCGTCGACCGCCGCCGCCAGTACGGACGAGTCGGTGGTGACCCCGACCAGCAGGGTGGTCTTCGGGCCGTGATGCCGGGCCATCTCGGTGGTGAGGACGCGGGCGGCGCGCTCGCCGACGCGGACCGGGCGGCCTGGGCCGGTGGCGCGTACGGCGGGGGACTGGGTCATCTCGGGCGGGCTCCTCGCGAGGTCAGGACGGGCGGCTGCCGATGGCGGCGCGGGCTACGCGGTGCGGCGGTTTCCCGGCCGCTGGCACGTGACCGGCCGGCGGAGGCGCGAACCTCCGCCGGCCAGTTTAGGCACGCCCTGACCGAGTCGCACTGATCGTGCCGGCCGCTCGTGGCGTCACGCGGGCCGCTCGTCCCGCCGGTCCGCCGCCGTGTCGGGCGCCTCGGCCGGTTCACCGGCCGCCGTCGGGAGTACCTCGGTGTCCC from Plantactinospora sp. BC1 carries:
- a CDS encoding phosphatidylcholine/phosphatidylserine synthase, whose translation is MLLVRVGRRDHDLGDDSPGVLVRPDRFYPEDSTRLDPYDVGPLTAAEIEAVVPVSPAVGPADPVDAPGAGMAIPLLPGERSMARRIKFAVVNACTLASLTLGLLAIFQAMQGDVRVAAYCLIACVAFDGLDGALARKMGVASPFGAQMDSLADMCSFGLAAPVVVYASLVGSVSTAAAAVACALVAACAAIRLARFNVSPKDGRFFCGVPTTMAAAVLALAVLIGLPVSGGVQVAGVGLLAFAMVSSFPYAKLARLIKLPPWLWLAPLIGALVDIRLTFAILVVGYLVSGPLLWLRQRRTA
- a CDS encoding NUDIX hydrolase: MRRRRRIGAYGLCRDGERVLLVRGSAALPFPGVWQVPGGGVEHGEHPRAALQREFVEETGLTVAVTGLRVVLADVIRLAEVDGPVAEHTDRIVYDVVPTGGELRAEADGGTDEVAWIDREDLAGLALMPFTAELLGRPADPLPEGAWPAPDPAGSAPGGTAPLAPPDRYQRFAAYGLATDPAGRILLTRIATGFPGAGRWHLPGGGTDHGEQPVSALLRELVEETGQLGRVTGLLHVSHRHNTAEFGPEGRPLDWHGVRVIYRVEVDAPTEARVTEAAGGSTETARWFSRDEVAELPRTEVVDAALSQL
- a CDS encoding phosphatidylserine decarboxylase — its product is MTQSPAVRATGPGRPVRVGERAARVLTTEMARHHGPKTTLLVGVTTDSSVLAAAVDALLPGDVLTVVPADALGADQLREHVTALGQWTAQRVRVADSLADADPADVVIAAEPLAGSAEETRSALDGLGKYLTDGGVLSVLVPALPGRAPGAVGELERQSALFGVGSDLVLVNQPPVRAHRLRFTPAEVSVAARLAPAHRTSSIPLTRGMHIDSNGVAAAGIALGLAALTRVTRPKSRLWLLPALAAGPVAAFFRDPERDIPDDESAVVAAADGQVLSVQRLRDERFGDGEFLRVAVFLSVLDVHVNRAPVAGKVVDYFVADGGFAAAMKPDAEHNVAAYTVLDTEHGTVVVAQRTGLIARRIVQRAPIGALLARGERFGLIRFGSRTDVYLPADAAEPVVGPGERVIGGSSVIARWR